A genomic segment from Tissierella sp. encodes:
- the nudC gene encoding NAD(+) diphosphatase: MERYIRFEPSKEPLNEGYIKDNFYLFNKDKLLVEVKNEKYIVPNRKGIESLNIQIAHIQCLGSYDGVNCYCGQIEELTDDNYVFIDLRTYSRQIDHSDFLVAAKAILLLNHVRENQRCGVCGSQMIMKSSGNDRAMICANCDNMVWPKTAPAIIVAVTKGDKLLLAHNKMFPEGMYSVVAGFVEMGETFEQCVKREVYEEIGIKIQNIKYFGSQPWPFPNSMMIGFTAEHLDGEIQVDNDEIVDAKWFTKEEIPSLYRKSISISSELIEWFLNR, encoded by the coding sequence ATCAAGGATAATTTTTACTTATTCAATAAAGATAAACTATTAGTAGAAGTAAAAAATGAGAAATATATTGTTCCTAATAGAAAAGGGATAGAATCTTTAAATATACAGATAGCACATATCCAATGCTTAGGTTCTTATGATGGAGTAAATTGCTATTGTGGGCAAATTGAAGAGCTTACGGATGATAATTATGTATTTATTGATTTAAGGACTTATTCTAGACAAATAGACCATAGTGATTTTTTAGTAGCAGCTAAGGCCATATTATTACTAAATCATGTAAGAGAAAACCAAAGATGTGGCGTATGTGGATCCCAGATGATTATGAAATCTAGTGGCAATGATAGGGCAATGATCTGTGCAAATTGCGATAATATGGTTTGGCCAAAGACAGCACCTGCAATCATTGTAGCAGTAACAAAAGGAGATAAACTACTACTAGCCCATAATAAAATGTTTCCTGAAGGAATGTATTCTGTAGTAGCAGGATTTGTAGAGATGGGAGAAACCTTTGAACAGTGTGTTAAGAGGGAAGTTTACGAAGAAATAGGTATAAAGATACAAAATATAAAGTATTTTGGTTCACAACCTTGGCCCTTCCCAAATTCTATGATGATAGGCTTTACTGCAGAACATTTAGATGGTGAAATTCAAGTAGATAATGATGAAATAGTAGACGCCAAGTGGTTCACAAAAGAAGAAATTCCAAGTTTATATAGAAAATCAATTAGTATAAGCTCAGAGTTAATAGAATGGTTTTTGAATAGGTAA